In Pongo abelii isolate AG06213 chromosome 5, NHGRI_mPonAbe1-v2.0_pri, whole genome shotgun sequence, a single genomic region encodes these proteins:
- the LOC129059889 gene encoding zinc finger protein ENSP00000375192-like, which translates to MKGYRDNAVESTFTPRFYGSEKWLQITYLKTRMLSGSPRNIEDLASFFIFLRHSVARLECSGAISAHCNLHLLSSSNSPASASRVAGITGVHCRTQLIFVYLVETGFHHVLARMVSIF; encoded by the exons ATGAAAGGATACAGAGATAATGCAGTTGAAAGCACCTTCACACCTCGTTTTTATGGATCAGAAAAATGGTTACAGATTACATATCTTAAAACACGGATGCTTTCTGGTTCTCCAAGGAACATAGAAGatcttgcttctttttttatttttttgagaca ctctgttgccaggctggagtgcagtggcgccatctcagctcactgcaacctccacctcctgagttcaagcaattctcctgcctcagcctcccgagtagctgggattacaggcgtgcactgccgcacccagctaatttttgtatatttagtagagacggggtttcaccatgtgttggccaggatggtctcaatcttctga